A stretch of the Buchananella sp. 14KM1171 genome encodes the following:
- a CDS encoding DUF5979 domain-containing protein: MNGLTNPHHSHPLSDPNQPPHPQKINENPTQTTQLHTKCQKSGLPVEPPNGYTLTSTPPQTIQIVAGRNAEVSFVDRYTRTGGSLLVTKAVQGDAAYKAYNQEFEFSYACNVGQENAQNGTFTVRHATPKEISGLPEGSCVITETSPAPQYVDITTTATLNDALVEGPSYSVSVQAGQLARLDISSHYAAQYGTLAIAKTVQGVDPADRTFEVRWQCYGDGYGFGYGSAHGYQYGVVQVDGRGTPVVVDRRIQAGSRCVASSTSSGIPGYSIAGTSEVTVNIGKGTQSLAHVIDEYELDRGSLEVDVRVFSAVEGTESLTFDFSYSCKGQDESVTTGQFQVTGPQNHVVPNLPVGECTVTQQNPTLEGFDIETTFRYQSSAHPGPSITVWISKDQSAYLGSVNELATEFVPLLVKNRVEGVETNGSEFRFDWSCDGLSRRGSFYLPDNVSEYRIPFRFPVGAKCTVKQTTSPHYSGFKLTPPADVTVTLEGGGSPASASFVSQYAPRLGAFELSTVASGTDADMLTGKQFTFAYTCQGQSGVSKDGTVSVDGTTPVRVDGLPIGTCTIRETSEAITNADIHSTFAIHGSPVYSSEWTFGIGEDVVVPLSVNKSVTAHVGSFSVAKAVNGVEVADREFEFAYDCGGVTGSLRARANGVAVPAGLVFRAATSCTVREETAGAVIDGYNLSAPPPQTFTIVKDQTTEVRFTNQYTLRSGTFSVAKSVTGAPDSASQKDYTFNYNCGGEEGTVVAKGDGVAVPANKQFRMGTSCVITEDQQTAQIPGYQLTPPEAQTVVIQEDATAALAFTNAYTRKLGSFTVTKTVTGAPETQVEKEYSFSYDCAGETGTLIAKGDGLAVAADKDFPVGTSCTITENTEAAAIEGYNLSATGPQTVEITDAVTVNASFTNSYAQKVGTFKVAKTLEGAPAAASSKDYTFNYDCAGTTGRVTAKGDGVAVAADKNYPVGTSCTITEDAATAAIEGYTLTQPQAQTVQIVEAAPVVATFQNTYARKTGSFTVAVTSSGAPATAATKDYPFNYDCAGQTGQVTAKGDGIAVAVEKTFPTGTSCTITPDAQAAQIAGYSLQADQPRTIEIREGEPQPVTFAHAYQRELGSLSLTKQVTGTGAAMAAGKEFTIHYLCQGLDGTAPSGKLNLRAGETQTIREIPVGSCAIREAAAPIQDTDLTVNATVDDVAAGQQPFTAQIAPNKTTNVAVTNEYTQHRGSFSVAKTVDGVEGAAREFQFQYVCGEQAGDLTVKGDGVAVAVGQDFPVGTSCEISEDVESAEIEGYNLMVPEPQQVVIGKDVVAPLVFANSYVRKTGTFEVVKTVAGGPQAAADKEYTFNYDCGGVTGQVKATGDGIAVAADKEFPTGTTCTVSEDAASAQVAGYTLVVPQARVVEIVESEPVVAAFRNEYSRDLGSFSVAKVVAGDGADLAAGKEFAFSYSCTGLDGTVTSGSFELAAGGVREVSDVAVGRCTLTEADAGVAGADVAGVFTVAGADSPGASVQFDVVKGAKSEVAATSTYTAHVGSFSITKTVNGVEVADREFEFSYDCGGVTGSLRARANGVAVPAGRDFRVGTSCTVREESAGAVIDGYNLSAPAPQTFAIVKDQTTELRFTNAYTLKVGSFQVAKTVTGAPAAASGKDYTFAYDCAGQTGQVVAKGDGKAVPVGVDFRAGTSCSVREVESSANIDGYDLTVPPAQTVAIVEGQTPTASFENAYKQKVGSFQVTKAVTGAPEAQAEKEYSFSYDCGGETGTLTAKGDGVAVAAGKDFPVGTSCTISENVEAAAIEGYNLSATGPQTVEITDGVTANVSFTNAYVRKTGTFEVVKTVAGGPQAAADKEYTFNYDCGGVTGQVKATGDGIAVAADKEFPTGTTCTVSEDAASAQVAGYTLVVPQARVVEIVESEPVVAAFRNEYSRDLGSFSVAKVVAGDGADLAAGKEFAFSYSCTGLDGTVTSGSFELAAGGVREVSDVAVGRCTLTEADAGVAGADVAGVFTVAGADSPGASVQFDVVKGAKSEVAATSTYTAHVGSFSITKTVNGLDAAGKNYKFNWACGPEKGSMTVTPGAPAVPAGRSFRVGTSCTISEDAQAAAVTGYNLELPASQQIVIAKDTSTELAFVNRYERKTGTFKVAKTVAGGPDSATAKEFTFNYNCGGDTGQLKAKGDGVAAAAGKNWPVGTSCTITEQTSTAQIAGYTLNPPQAQVISIVEGTPVIAAFQNTYTQDTGSLVVDARVTGTGADLASAAQIDVSYSCTNAQGEKTDGAFKLAAGGSKRIADVPTGTCNIKWQAPAVANADLATQVSVTSGESGSSRFELAKGQERVVSIEARYTAHVGTFAVAHKVAGAPAQATNKDYKFNWACGDQTGVLTTKGDGVAVPVDKKFRVGTSCTITQELAGTAIPGYTFTPGAKVVLIVGKDTTAEAAFRGTYTRNMGSFSVAKTVSGANAAGKVYEFDYNCGGDTGSLEVRADGKAVSVGKDFPTGTRCEISEDVQSAGIPGYDLAAPAAQSVTITKGEAARVSFVNKYTKKAQPTPTPTASVEPSASTSASASASASASASASASASVSASASTSASASASASASASASVEPSTSASASTSPSASSSASASVSASASASASASAQPSGGPSMPAPGTVVRLAGESRYGTSATVMEQGTWGEAIVLASGTNAADALAATPLAGALDAPVLLTGRNALDAETRRVLVAARAAGASRVLIAGGTGSISVAVENQLKALGFEVGRLAGEDRFSTASKIAQETGRVLESNGSAVGAVVFVDGHSFADGLTAGPAAAAKNGVILLTNGKHLPAGAAAQAAGFNAPVFGVGGNAAVATRGLNATGVVGRDRFETAVAVANAFLPEAKYAVIASGQDFADALSGGALAANKGGVLLLTRSAVAPTALLSHLRAGKYTSLHVAGGQRSVSERVLSQLRAALVR; encoded by the coding sequence ATGAACGGGCTCACAAACCCTCATCATAGCCACCCCCTTAGTGACCCAAACCAACCCCCACACCCGCAGAAAATCAACGAAAACCCGACCCAAACCACCCAGCTCCATACCAAGTGTCAAAAGTCAGGTCTCCCGGTCGAGCCTCCAAACGGCTACACACTGACGTCGACGCCGCCTCAAACCATTCAGATCGTGGCGGGGCGCAACGCCGAGGTGTCCTTTGTGGACCGTTACACGCGCACCGGTGGCTCGCTGCTTGTTACCAAGGCTGTGCAGGGAGACGCAGCCTACAAGGCGTATAACCAAGAGTTCGAGTTTTCATACGCCTGTAACGTGGGCCAAGAGAACGCGCAGAACGGAACCTTCACTGTGCGTCACGCGACGCCAAAGGAGATTAGCGGGCTGCCCGAAGGATCGTGCGTCATCACCGAAACCAGCCCTGCACCTCAATACGTTGATATCACAACTACTGCAACACTTAACGACGCACTAGTTGAGGGACCTTCCTACTCGGTCTCGGTGCAAGCTGGGCAGTTGGCACGTCTCGACATAAGCTCTCACTACGCCGCGCAGTACGGGACGCTAGCAATTGCTAAGACCGTTCAAGGCGTGGACCCGGCAGACCGCACCTTCGAGGTGCGTTGGCAGTGCTACGGAGACGGGTACGGATTCGGATACGGAAGCGCACATGGGTACCAGTACGGAGTAGTTCAAGTAGACGGGCGCGGCACTCCCGTAGTGGTTGATCGTCGCATCCAGGCCGGGTCGAGGTGCGTCGCTTCTTCGACCAGTAGCGGTATCCCAGGGTACTCCATAGCCGGCACCTCAGAAGTAACGGTAAACATCGGAAAAGGCACCCAGAGTCTGGCGCACGTAATCGACGAGTACGAGCTTGACCGGGGCAGTCTTGAGGTCGATGTGCGCGTATTCAGCGCTGTGGAAGGGACAGAATCGCTCACCTTCGACTTCAGCTACTCCTGCAAGGGACAAGACGAATCCGTCACAACTGGTCAGTTCCAGGTAACAGGGCCACAAAATCATGTGGTACCGAACCTCCCAGTAGGTGAATGCACCGTCACCCAGCAGAACCCGACACTTGAAGGCTTCGACATCGAAACAACCTTCCGGTATCAGTCGAGCGCGCACCCGGGGCCATCGATAACGGTATGGATATCCAAGGATCAATCCGCCTACTTGGGATCAGTAAACGAGTTAGCAACGGAGTTTGTGCCTCTCTTAGTGAAGAACCGGGTAGAGGGCGTAGAAACCAACGGCTCGGAATTCCGGTTCGACTGGTCGTGTGACGGCCTGAGTAGACGGGGCAGCTTCTACCTTCCGGACAACGTTTCGGAGTACCGAATCCCCTTCAGGTTCCCAGTTGGTGCCAAGTGCACAGTGAAGCAGACAACTAGTCCCCATTACTCGGGCTTCAAACTGACGCCGCCTGCCGACGTAACTGTCACCTTGGAAGGAGGCGGTTCGCCCGCGAGTGCTTCCTTCGTCAGCCAGTATGCGCCCAGGCTGGGGGCATTCGAACTCTCCACAGTTGCGTCCGGAACCGATGCGGACATGCTTACGGGGAAACAGTTCACCTTTGCCTACACCTGCCAAGGACAGTCGGGAGTGAGCAAGGACGGCACGGTGAGTGTTGATGGCACCACACCCGTCCGGGTGGACGGCCTGCCGATCGGTACTTGTACGATCCGGGAGACCAGCGAGGCGATCACAAACGCGGATATTCACAGCACTTTTGCGATTCATGGGTCACCGGTGTACTCCTCAGAATGGACCTTTGGCATCGGCGAAGACGTGGTGGTACCGCTCAGCGTCAACAAGTCGGTCACCGCTCACGTGGGGTCCTTCTCAGTCGCTAAGGCGGTCAATGGTGTCGAAGTAGCTGACCGAGAGTTTGAGTTCGCCTACGACTGTGGGGGCGTGACCGGCAGCTTACGAGCACGGGCGAACGGCGTCGCCGTTCCGGCAGGGCTTGTATTCAGAGCCGCTACCTCCTGCACGGTTCGGGAGGAGACTGCCGGCGCCGTCATTGACGGGTACAACCTGTCGGCGCCGCCGCCGCAAACCTTCACGATCGTGAAGGACCAGACCACCGAGGTTAGGTTTACCAACCAGTACACGCTTCGCAGCGGGACGTTCTCCGTGGCCAAGAGCGTGACCGGCGCCCCCGACTCGGCGAGCCAGAAGGACTACACGTTCAACTACAACTGCGGCGGCGAGGAAGGCACCGTGGTCGCCAAGGGCGACGGTGTGGCAGTACCCGCCAACAAGCAGTTCCGGATGGGCACCAGCTGCGTAATCACCGAGGACCAGCAGACGGCGCAGATCCCCGGCTACCAGCTCACGCCGCCTGAGGCCCAAACGGTCGTGATCCAGGAAGACGCCACCGCCGCACTCGCGTTCACCAACGCCTATACGCGCAAGCTGGGCTCCTTCACGGTCACCAAGACCGTCACCGGCGCCCCCGAGACGCAAGTGGAGAAGGAATACTCCTTCAGCTACGACTGCGCCGGTGAAACGGGCACGTTAATCGCCAAGGGAGACGGTCTCGCGGTGGCCGCAGATAAGGACTTCCCGGTTGGGACGTCGTGCACCATCACCGAAAACACAGAGGCGGCGGCGATAGAGGGATACAACCTGAGTGCCACCGGCCCGCAAACCGTCGAAATTACCGATGCCGTGACGGTGAACGCGTCCTTCACCAACTCCTACGCGCAAAAGGTGGGCACCTTCAAAGTCGCCAAGACGCTCGAGGGCGCACCCGCCGCAGCGAGCAGCAAGGACTACACGTTCAACTACGACTGTGCCGGCACCACCGGCCGGGTCACCGCCAAGGGCGACGGCGTCGCGGTGGCCGCAGACAAGAACTACCCGGTGGGAACGTCGTGCACCATCACCGAAGACGCAGCGACGGCGGCGATCGAGGGCTACACGCTCACGCAGCCGCAGGCGCAGACCGTGCAAATCGTGGAGGCCGCCCCGGTGGTCGCCACCTTCCAAAACACATACGCGCGCAAGACGGGCTCCTTCACGGTGGCCGTCACCAGCAGCGGCGCCCCGGCAACCGCCGCTACCAAGGACTACCCCTTCAACTACGACTGCGCCGGCCAGACCGGCCAGGTCACCGCCAAGGGCGACGGGATCGCGGTGGCGGTGGAAAAGACGTTCCCGACCGGGACGTCGTGCACCATCACCCCGGATGCGCAGGCTGCCCAGATCGCGGGCTACAGCCTGCAGGCCGACCAGCCTCGCACCATCGAGATTAGGGAAGGGGAGCCGCAGCCAGTAACGTTCGCCCACGCCTACCAGCGGGAGCTGGGCAGCCTGTCCCTGACCAAGCAGGTCACCGGTACCGGCGCCGCGATGGCGGCGGGCAAGGAATTCACCATCCACTACCTGTGCCAGGGCCTGGACGGCACCGCGCCCAGCGGAAAGCTCAACCTGCGCGCTGGAGAGACGCAAACCATCCGGGAGATCCCCGTTGGCAGTTGCGCAATTCGCGAGGCGGCCGCCCCCATCCAGGACACCGACCTGACGGTGAACGCCACAGTGGACGACGTTGCCGCCGGCCAGCAGCCCTTCACCGCCCAGATCGCGCCGAACAAGACGACCAACGTGGCCGTCACCAACGAATACACCCAGCACCGGGGCTCCTTCTCTGTTGCGAAGACGGTTGATGGTGTTGAGGGCGCGGCTAGGGAGTTCCAGTTCCAGTACGTGTGTGGTGAGCAGGCCGGTGACCTCACTGTGAAGGGTGATGGTGTTGCGGTGGCTGTGGGGCAGGACTTCCCGGTTGGGACGTCGTGCGAGATTAGTGAGGATGTGGAGTCCGCTGAGATTGAGGGTTACAACTTGATGGTGCCTGAGCCGCAGCAGGTTGTGATCGGTAAGGATGTGGTTGCTCCACTGGTCTTTGCCAATAGCTATGTGCGCAAGACCGGCACGTTCGAGGTGGTCAAGACTGTGGCTGGTGGGCCGCAGGCGGCTGCTGATAAGGAGTACACGTTCAACTACGACTGTGGTGGTGTCACTGGTCAGGTCAAGGCCACGGGTGACGGTATCGCGGTTGCTGCGGACAAGGAGTTCCCGACCGGGACTACTTGTACGGTTAGCGAGGATGCTGCCAGTGCGCAGGTGGCGGGTTACACGTTGGTGGTGCCGCAGGCGCGGGTGGTTGAGATTGTGGAGAGTGAGCCGGTGGTGGCTGCTTTCCGTAATGAGTATTCGCGTGATTTGGGTTCGTTCTCGGTTGCCAAGGTTGTGGCTGGGGACGGGGCCGATTTGGCGGCGGGCAAGGAGTTTGCCTTCTCTTACAGTTGCACTGGTTTGGATGGGACTGTGACGAGTGGCAGCTTTGAGCTTGCTGCGGGTGGTGTGCGTGAGGTGTCCGACGTTGCGGTGGGACGTTGCACGCTGACTGAGGCCGATGCTGGTGTGGCTGGGGCTGATGTGGCTGGTGTGTTCACGGTGGCTGGGGCTGATAGCCCGGGCGCTAGTGTCCAGTTCGATGTGGTCAAGGGCGCCAAGAGCGAGGTTGCGGCAACAAGCACCTACACCGCCCACGTGGGCTCCTTCTCCATCACCAAAACCGTCAACGGCGTTGAGGTAGCGGATCGGGAGTTCGAGTTCTCCTACGACTGTGGGGGAGTGACCGGTAGCCTGCGGGCGCGGGCTAATGGCGTTGCCGTCCCGGCGGGACGCGACTTCCGAGTCGGGACTTCTTGCACCGTTAGGGAGGAGAGCGCTGGCGCGGTGATCGACGGGTACAACCTGTCGGCTCCTGCTCCGCAGACCTTCGCGATCGTGAAGGACCAAACCACCGAGTTGCGCTTCACCAATGCCTACACGTTGAAGGTGGGCTCCTTCCAGGTTGCTAAGACCGTGACGGGCGCCCCGGCTGCGGCGAGCGGCAAGGACTACACCTTCGCCTACGACTGCGCTGGCCAGACCGGCCAGGTTGTGGCCAAGGGCGACGGCAAGGCAGTGCCCGTGGGCGTCGACTTCCGGGCCGGGACCAGCTGCTCGGTGCGGGAGGTCGAATCCTCGGCAAACATCGACGGCTACGACCTGACAGTGCCGCCCGCCCAGACGGTGGCCATCGTTGAGGGACAAACCCCCACCGCTTCGTTCGAAAACGCCTACAAGCAGAAGGTCGGATCGTTCCAGGTCACCAAGGCGGTAACTGGCGCTCCCGAGGCGCAAGCGGAGAAGGAGTACTCCTTCAGCTACGACTGCGGCGGCGAAACGGGCACGTTGACCGCTAAGGGCGACGGCGTGGCGGTTGCGGCGGGCAAGGACTTCCCGGTTGGGACGTCGTGCACCATCTCCGAAAACGTAGAGGCGGCCGCGATCGAGGGCTACAACCTCAGCGCGACCGGCCCGCAAACCGTAGAAATCACCGACGGTGTCACAGCCAACGTGAGCTTCACCAATGCGTATGTGCGCAAGACCGGCACGTTCGAGGTGGTCAAGACTGTGGCTGGTGGGCCGCAGGCGGCTGCTGATAAGGAGTACACGTTCAACTACGACTGTGGTGGTGTCACTGGTCAGGTCAAGGCCACGGGTGACGGTATCGCGGTTGCTGCGGACAAGGAGTTCCCGACCGGGACTACTTGTACGGTTAGCGAGGATGCTGCCAGTGCGCAGGTGGCGGGTTACACGTTGGTGGTGCCGCAGGCGCGGGTGGTTGAGATTGTGGAGAGTGAGCCGGTGGTGGCTGCTTTCCGTAATGAGTATTCGCGTGATTTGGGTTCGTTCTCGGTTGCCAAGGTTGTGGCTGGGGACGGGGCCGATTTGGCGGCGGGCAAGGAGTTTGCCTTCTCTTACAGTTGCACTGGTTTGGATGGGACTGTGACGAGTGGCAGCTTTGAGCTTGCTGCGGGTGGTGTGCGTGAGGTGTCCGACGTTGCGGTGGGACGTTGCACGCTGACTGAGGCCGATGCTGGTGTGGCTGGGGCTGATGTGGCTGGTGTGTTCACGGTGGCTGGGGCTGATAGCCCGGGCGCTAGTGTCCAGTTCGATGTGGTCAAGGGCGCCAAGAGCGAGGTTGCGGCAACAAGCACCTACACCGCCCACGTGGGCTCCTTCTCCATCACCAAAACCGTCAACGGCCTGGACGCGGCCGGAAAGAACTACAAGTTCAACTGGGCTTGTGGCCCCGAGAAGGGCTCTATGACGGTCACGCCGGGCGCTCCGGCGGTGCCGGCGGGACGCAGCTTCCGCGTCGGCACCTCCTGCACCATCAGCGAGGACGCCCAGGCGGCGGCGGTCACGGGATACAACCTGGAGCTGCCGGCATCCCAGCAGATCGTCATCGCCAAGGACACCTCGACGGAACTGGCCTTCGTTAACCGCTACGAACGCAAGACCGGCACGTTCAAGGTGGCCAAGACTGTGGCCGGCGGGCCGGATAGCGCCACGGCCAAGGAATTCACCTTCAACTACAACTGCGGTGGAGACACCGGGCAGCTGAAGGCAAAGGGCGACGGCGTCGCAGCGGCCGCAGGGAAGAACTGGCCGGTCGGAACGTCGTGCACCATTACCGAACAAACGAGCACGGCCCAGATTGCTGGCTACACGCTCAACCCGCCACAGGCGCAGGTGATAAGCATCGTGGAGGGCACCCCGGTGATCGCCGCGTTCCAGAACACCTACACGCAGGACACGGGCTCGCTCGTCGTGGACGCGCGCGTCACCGGCACCGGCGCCGACCTCGCCAGCGCGGCCCAGATCGACGTCTCCTACTCCTGCACCAACGCGCAGGGCGAGAAGACCGACGGTGCCTTCAAGCTCGCCGCAGGCGGCTCCAAGCGGATCGCCGACGTGCCCACCGGCACCTGCAACATCAAGTGGCAGGCACCCGCCGTGGCAAATGCGGACCTGGCCACCCAGGTCAGCGTCACCTCTGGTGAGAGCGGATCCAGTCGGTTCGAGCTCGCCAAGGGGCAAGAACGCGTGGTCTCCATCGAGGCCCGCTACACGGCACACGTCGGCACGTTCGCAGTCGCGCACAAGGTGGCCGGAGCGCCGGCGCAAGCCACCAACAAGGACTACAAGTTCAACTGGGCCTGTGGTGACCAAACCGGAGTGCTAACCACCAAGGGAGATGGCGTGGCCGTGCCCGTGGACAAGAAGTTCCGGGTCGGCACCTCCTGCACCATTACGCAGGAGCTCGCCGGAACCGCAATTCCTGGGTACACATTCACTCCGGGAGCGAAGGTGGTTTTGATCGTCGGCAAGGACACCACGGCAGAGGCAGCCTTCCGGGGCACCTACACCAGAAACATGGGGTCCTTCTCGGTCGCCAAGACCGTCAGCGGCGCCAACGCGGCAGGGAAGGTCTACGAATTCGACTACAACTGTGGCGGTGACACCGGCAGTCTGGAAGTCCGCGCGGACGGAAAGGCCGTTTCGGTCGGCAAGGACTTCCCCACGGGCACCAGGTGTGAGATCAGCGAGGACGTTCAGTCAGCTGGGATTCCCGGCTACGACCTTGCTGCCCCTGCGGCCCAGTCCGTCACGATCACCAAGGGAGAGGCAGCCCGAGTCAGCTTCGTGAACAAGTACACGAAGAAGGCCCAGCCGACGCCGACCCCAACCGCGTCGGTCGAGCCGAGCGCGAGTACGAGCGCTTCGGCCAGTGCGTCGGCGTCTGCGAGTGCGAGTGCTTCGGCCAGTGCGAGTGTGTCTGCGTCTGCGAGCACGAGTGCGAGTGCATCTGCCAGCGCCAGCGCCAGCGCGTCGGCGTCGGTCGAGCCGAGCACGTCGGCAAGTGCGAGCACGTCGCCAAGTGCGAGCTCGAGCGCGAGTGCGAGTGTGAGCGCGAGTGCATCTGCCAGCGCCAGCGCGTCGGCCCAGCCTTCCGGCGGTCCTTCGATGCCGGCCCCGGGAACGGTGGTGCGGTTGGCCGGAGAGTCGAGGTACGGCACATCTGCGACAGTCATGGAGCAGGGGACCTGGGGCGAGGCAATTGTGTTGGCGTCCGGTACTAACGCGGCTGACGCGCTGGCGGCAACGCCACTTGCGGGCGCACTAGACGCACCTGTTTTGCTCACCGGCAGGAACGCGCTGGACGCTGAGACTCGACGCGTGCTGGTCGCTGCGAGGGCGGCTGGCGCTTCTAGGGTTCTCATCGCGGGTGGCACGGGTTCGATTAGCGTTGCGGTGGAGAACCAGCTCAAGGCCTTGGGCTTCGAAGTGGGCCGCCTGGCAGGCGAGGACCGATTCTCTACAGCGTCCAAGATTGCGCAAGAGACAGGCAGAGTGCTGGAGAGTAACGGCTCCGCTGTGGGAGCGGTCGTCTTCGTGGATGGTCATTCCTTCGCGGATGGGCTGACGGCCGGTCCCGCTGCTGCCGCAAAGAACGGAGTCATTCTCCTGACCAACGGCAAGCATCTACCTGCGGGTGCAGCAGCCCAGGCAGCCGGATTCAATGCACCGGTCTTCGGAGTGGGCGGAAACGCGGCGGTGGCCACGCGCGGTTTGAACGCAACGGGCGTAGTCGGGCGCGATAGGTTCGAAACGGCTGTTGCGGTGGCCAATGCCTTCCTCCCGGAGGCCAAGTACGCCGTGATTGCAAGTGGTCAGGACTTTGCCGATGCCCTCTCGGGTGGTGCCCTGGCCGCCAACAAGGGGGGCGTACTGCTCCTTACCAGGTCGGCTGTCGCTCCCACCGCTTTGCTCTCTCACCTACGTGCCGGTAAGTACACGAGTCTGCACGTAGCAGGTGGGCAGCGCTCGGTTTCTGAGCGGGTGCTCAGCCAGCTCAGGGCAGCGCTGGTCAGATAG
- a CDS encoding IS1634 family transposase, translating into MSPFIRQVRTASGATAVQIVIKEGRRNRIVEHIGSARTPGELAALVQIAREKLHPGQLELDLDLSSGWADSAPGGLEDYRQAASSAARVVGHRSGLLWQILCDAWRDLGFDQAVGDEAFKQIVLARLIEPTSKSAIAAMLTSLGLESFDSRTHFRALARCVERDYRCALARAALAHCLAYGDVSLVLYDVTTLYFEVEEEDALRKVGYSKERRVDPQILVGLLVDRNGFPLEASCWEGNKCETHTLIPTIEAFKQRAGVENLVVVADAGMLSRANLQALNEAGYGFIVGARQTKAPLDLQAHFFWHGDYFTDGQIIETITPRHAGKQERDQRLKAEPVWHPQTHPGSWRAIWVYSSKRAARDNKTLTLQENRARAIVAGEKAMRSARFVTTSSQGRGLDEKALARARRLVGLKGYVTNIPAQAMSAAEIVADYHDLWKVEQSFRMSKHDLRARPVFHHTHQSIQAHLTVVTAALAIARHLQTRTGLSIKKIIQALRPVIDVTININGHELTATSQPQGQAANILASLTNKMGH; encoded by the coding sequence GTGAGCCCGTTCATCCGTCAAGTGCGTACTGCCTCGGGGGCCACGGCTGTGCAGATCGTGATCAAGGAAGGCCGGCGTAACAGGATTGTTGAGCACATTGGTTCGGCTCGTACGCCTGGCGAGCTTGCTGCCTTGGTCCAGATCGCACGGGAAAAGCTCCATCCTGGCCAGCTCGAGCTAGACCTGGACCTTTCATCGGGGTGGGCAGACTCCGCGCCGGGTGGCCTGGAGGACTACCGGCAGGCGGCCAGTAGCGCAGCGCGCGTGGTTGGCCACCGTAGCGGCTTGTTGTGGCAGATCCTTTGCGATGCTTGGCGGGATCTTGGCTTTGACCAAGCGGTAGGCGATGAGGCCTTCAAACAGATTGTCCTGGCCCGGCTGATCGAACCCACCAGCAAGAGCGCTATAGCAGCAATGTTGACCAGCCTGGGGCTGGAATCCTTTGACTCACGCACCCACTTTCGTGCCCTGGCCCGTTGTGTGGAGCGTGATTACCGCTGCGCTTTGGCTCGCGCGGCTTTGGCGCATTGCCTGGCGTATGGGGATGTGTCCTTGGTGTTGTACGACGTGACTACCTTGTACTTCGAAGTCGAGGAAGAAGACGCGCTACGCAAGGTCGGTTACTCCAAGGAACGCCGCGTCGATCCCCAGATCCTGGTCGGCCTGCTGGTAGACCGCAACGGTTTTCCCCTAGAGGCCTCCTGTTGGGAGGGCAACAAGTGCGAAACCCATACCCTCATCCCTACCATCGAGGCCTTCAAGCAACGCGCTGGGGTGGAAAACCTGGTGGTGGTAGCTGATGCTGGCATGCTCTCTCGGGCTAACTTGCAAGCCCTCAACGAGGCTGGCTACGGCTTCATTGTCGGGGCCAGGCAGACCAAAGCGCCCCTGGACCTCCAAGCGCATTTCTTCTGGCACGGGGACTACTTCACTGATGGGCAGATCATTGAGACCATCACCCCACGCCACGCCGGCAAACAAGAACGCGATCAGCGCCTCAAGGCCGAACCGGTCTGGCACCCACAAACACACCCGGGCTCGTGGCGGGCGATCTGGGTCTACTCATCAAAGCGTGCCGCCAGGGACAACAAGACCCTTACTCTCCAGGAGAACCGGGCTAGAGCCATCGTTGCTGGGGAAAAAGCTATGCGCTCAGCCAGGTTCGTCACCACTAGCTCCCAAGGAAGGGGCCTGGATGAAAAGGCCCTGGCCAGGGCGCGGCGTCTAGTCGGGCTTAAGGGCTATGTCACCAACATCCCAGCCCAGGCCATGAGCGCGGCCGAAATTGTGGCTGACTACCACGATCTGTGGAAGGTGGAACAGTCCTTTCGCATGTCCAAACACGATCTACGCGCCCGCCCGGTCTTCCACCACACCCACCAATCCATCCAGGCTCACCTGACCGTGGTAACCGCTGCCCTGGCCATAGCCCGCCACCTACAGACCCGAACCGGCCTGTCCATCAAGAAGATCATCCAGGCCCTCAGGCCCGTCATTGACGTCACCATCAACATCAACGGACACGAACTCACAGCCACCAGCCAACCCCAAGGCCAAGCCGCCAACATCCTGGCCAGCCTCACCAACAAAATGGGTCACTAA